The Sulfurimonas sp. genome includes the window GTAGTTTAAAAAATAATAGTTTTATAGTTTCCCACCTCATACAAATAAAAAATAATGATGTTGATATTATTGCTTCAAAGCTTAAAAGTTTAACTTCTATACATTCAAACCTTATAACTATTAAAAGCTCTAACATGATACTTATTAGTGATTATCCAAAGAATATAAATGTAATCAAGAAGATAATAAAAAAGATAGATATTAAACTAAATAATGATGTGTTTATGTATGAGATTAAAAATGTACAAGCTAAAGCACTTCTAACATATCTAAATGAAAGCTCTAAACTTCTTTTCAATGATTCTTTAAAGTCTGACAAGGTTAAAATCTTATTACATGAAGATTTAAATTCTATTATAGTTATTGGTAAAAAATCAAATGTTTTAGTTATTGAAAAGTTGATAAAAAAGTTTGATATTGAATCTTCAAATAATCAAACACTAAAAATATTTAATCTAAAAAATGCTAAAGCTGATGAAGTATTTAAAGCTCTTAATGACATCATAAAAAATCAAAAGTTTAGTGATGAATCTTTAAAGCCTAATGTTTCTAAAAGTGATGATATTAATTCTATTATAGTTGTTGGTGTTCCTCACATCATAAAAGCTCTTGAACCTCTCATAAAAGAGTTAGATAAGGAAAAGTATCAAGTATATGTAGAAGCTCGTATAATAGATATAAATAAGAAAAATTCAGAAGATTTAGGCATTAAATATAATTTTGATGGTGCTAGGCTTTTATCTAGTGGTGGTTTACTCTCTTTTAGTTCTAATTTCAGTGGTATAGCTCCTATACAAGGCTTGATAGGTAAAAACTTATCATCTTCGCTCGTTGGTGATGGTTTGGCTCTTGGTGCATCTATTGACTTTCTTCAAACAAACGGTGCAAGTAAATCAATCTCTAATCCTTCTATTCTTTGCGTTAATAATAAAGAATCATCAATATATGTAGGTAAAGCTATCTCTTTACAAAGTGGGTCTGTCTCTGCTTCTGATAGTGGTGTTACTAACTCTTATGTTAGAACTGATATAGGTTTGACTTTAAAAATAATTCCTCGTGTTTCATCATCAGATAAAGTTACTTTAGAAGTATCAATCATTTTAGAAAACATAATCGATGATGGTAGTAATAATGAAACGGGTCAACCAGTAACTTCTAAACAAGAAATTAACACTCAAACAATACTTAGGCATGGCGAAAATATAATTATAGGTGGTTTAGTTAAGAGCTACACTTTAGATTCTAAGTCACAAATCCCATTACTTGGAGATATTCCTTTTCTTGGGGCATTGTTTAGAAGTACATCAACAACAAAAGAGCAAGATAATTTAGTTGTTATTCTAACTCCGTATATCATTGATAATAGTGAAAAACTATCACAACTTCAAAAAGATTTAGGAACATTATCAAAGTTACAAGAAAAATACAATCAAGAAGCATTTAATAATTTTGAGGAAGAAGGTTTAAAAGATGATTGATTATTTTTTTGGTAAACCTAGAACGGGTAAAACTTACAGAGCTGTTGATATTCTCTACAATGATTATGTTAAAGATGAAAATGCTTCTCCAAAATTTACTAATATTATTACAAATATTGGTGGTTTTAAATTTAAAGAAATAAACCAACTCTTTAGGGATAGAGGTTCTAAATCAGTAGCTTATAAATTAGTTTGGAGAGATTTATATACACATTTATCAAAATTGTACGAAATGGCTCTTGATGATAAAAGTGATGAAGAATTAAATAGATACGCATATAGTCACAAGATAAATGACGCTTTAATAATTCTTGATGAAGCTTCTTTGTTTATGAAAAGATATGATGATGTTGTTTCATGGTGGTTGGCTTATCACGGACATTTTAAAATGAGAATTATAATAATAGCTCAAAGTCCTAAACAAATAAATGCTGAGTACCTTGTACATGCTGAAATATATTATGAAGCTCAACCTCAAAGTAAACAGTTAGCAAGTAATAAGCTTAGGTATATACACTATAGTGAGCCTTATTTTGTAAAAGATAATAAATTTTCTTCTAATACTATTACTTCTAATCAAAAAATATTTGATTTATATAAAAGTGGAGAAGTTGATAAACCTAAAAAAATGTTAATTAGATTTATTATATATATTTTAATAGCTCTTTTTATATCCGCTGCTTTTTTCAAATTTCTTCTTTATAGACTTTCTCCAGATACTCCTGATACAGAAGAAAACCAATCCAATAGCGTTACATCAACTTATGAAGATGTTGATTATCCACCTCCAAAATCTGATGATTATTTATTGTCTGTTCGTTGCAATAAGCGTTATTGTTGGAATACTGACCCTAAATATGACAGTAAAGAAATATCTTTAAGTTATTTTAAATTTATAGTTATTAAACACTCTTTAGAACTAGAATATAGTGAGATTATAAATGAGGTTTACATACTTACTCCAATAGAGAAAACTTTGAGTAAATCAACTTTATCAAAGTTAACTGATTATTATTATTTCATACCCAAAGAGCTTAAAACTAAAGAGTTAAAACAATTTTTTATAAGTAAAGAAGTAATGACAAATAAAAGAAAAGATTTTAGTATTAATCCATTTAATATAAACACGAACGAAGAGAACGCAAGGACGAGCGCCTTAGCGAGGACGACCAAAAGCGAGTGAGATGGGAGGAGTTTAGCGACTCCCCTTGGCTATCTATAAAAAGTTATCGTACAAAAATTAAAGGAGTGACAAAAATGAAAAATTATGGATTAAGTTCTTACCAAAGATATAAAGCTTTAAAAAAACTAGAGTTCAACAGAGACTATATGCTTAGTAACGGGATACAGCTAGATAATAAGATAATTCCTTTTGCTGATTTTGTATGTAACAGTTATACAAATTCTGATAGGTACATAGCTGAGTTACAGCATAGAGCTTGGTCGACTTACGACTATGCAAAAGAAAAAAACTTAAAAAATATATTTTTTTCTCTTACTCTTCCTTCTAAATGGCATCCAATGAAAACTATTAATTTCGGTAAAAAGAATGAAAAATTAGTATTTAATAAAAAATTTGGTGGTCGAAGAATTATTAAAGTTCACACTAAACAGAAAAATAAATATCATTTCTTAAATGCTCATGTAAAGCAAAACATTCCTTTCATTGAGCCTATATTAGATTATACAAATACAGTTGATAAATATTCTCCTCATAATGCTTCTAAAGAGTTGTCTAGGTTATTATCTGCAGGTTTATTTAATGAAAGAAGTTATAGAAAAATAGATAAAGAGCATAGATGTTATTTTAGAGTAACAGAACCTCACAAAGATGGTACACCTCATTTACATATAAGTTTATATGTTCCAGAAAATAAGGTTAATTCAATAGTAAAATCACTTAAGAGATGTTATCTTGCTCCTATGGGAGATATAGAAACAAATGTAAATAATCCTGTTTCTTACCTTATGAAATATGTTTTAAAAACTCTTGATGATTTGAGAGATAATCCCGAAAAAATAACAAATCTTACTTTGTGGTATCTGCATCATGGGATTAGTCGTTTTTATACTTCTCGTACTTTTATATCTTTGGAAGTGTATAGAAAACTTAATGGCATGTACACTTTAATAGACTTAACTAAAAAATACAAATCAAATGATATATGCATTTATGTTTATTCAGATACTAAAAAAATAGCACTCATAGAAAACGAATACGGCACTATCTATATTCCTAAACCTGTAAATTGGTATGATAAGTTAGTGGACACCGACCATACTTACTTAGAGGCTGAATTTGAACCTATTTATAAAGAGCAAAATAAATCAGTTAAACCAATACAGATAAAGATAGATGATGAAGATTACATAATCCATCAACACTCTTTAAAAGAACACAATCAACAAAACGAAAAACTCATTAAAAATAATAAAATTCCCTTATCTCTTGATGATATTCTTATAAAACCAAAGATTCAACCATATCAAATGAAAAATTATCAACTTTCACACTATTTTGAAAATATAAATATGGACAGTGTAAATCCTGCTCATTTCGCTGTTACATATAACTTAATGATAGAACGAGGCTTGATAGCGGGTGAGTTGCTGAAACCATCTAGTATGTATGAAGCTTTTGAGGTATTTTAAAATGAGAATAAGCAAATGCCCTATATGTCATAACGAATTTAAAGATTATAGTCTTTATAAACCTACGACTTATTGTTCTGTTAATTGTTGTAACTATAATAAGCAAAAAAACGCTTTAGAAAAATCTATAATTGTTCTTAAGCCTACGAAGGAAGCTAAAAAGATAATTAAGGGTGACATGTTCAGATTGTCTAATTTAGTAAGTATTGGTACTGTTACTAAAAATGATTAAATTTAGCCACTACTCAAAACTATATTTAGAGTTTAAAAAGCATGAACTAAAATTTTCTACTTTAGACAAATATACAAATATAATTAAGGATAGATTATATAAAAAGATTGAAGTTTTAGATAATGGTGTTATATTATGCAATTAGTTCTTAGCCTATTTAGCGGTGTCGGTTTACTAGACCAAGCTTTTAGAGAAAATGGCTTTTGTGTTGTATCGGCTGGTGACTTGATAACTGGTCAAGATGTCCGTGACTTTACAGGTATGAAAAATAAATTCTCTGGTGTGATTGGTGGAAGTCCTTGTCAAGACTTTAGCGGATTGAAGAGAGTTAAAACTGATTATTCTAATAAAATGATAATAGAGTTTTTAAGAGTAGTTTCAGAGTGTGAGCCTGATTGGTATCTTTTGGAAAATGTCAAAGGTGTTCCAAATTTGACTGACTTAAATAAAAATAGTGTGACTCCGCTGCGTGAATATTCCCACCAACGAATTGATATTAATCAGGGTTGGTATGATGATTATTCAAGATTAAGACATATTCAGTTCGGCTCAAAACAAAATTTTTACTTAGATATACCTCGTGGAACTATGAAAAATATTATAAGTGGTTGTGCCTTAGCTTCTGATGATAGAAGTTTTAAAGAGCTTTGCCATATCCAAGGTTTACCAAGTGATTATGATTTAAAAGATTTTAATGTAAAAGGTAAAAAGAAAGCTGTAGGAAATGGTGTTCCTTTATCTGTTGGAAGAGTTCTTGCAAAAGCTGTTTTAGATGTGACTGATCCAGGTAACAAAGGTGTGAACTATCGAGAAGAAAAAAGTGTGACATTAAAATCCTCTCAAGGTAAAATTAGTTTTACAACATTTCTTAATGATAGAAATATTTCATTTGATTCTCGTATGTCAAGTGGTTTTATTTGTAGTGTTTGTAATACTCAGTTTAACCATACTGCTCATAATAGATTTGATTCAAAAGTTCATATTTTTAGTTTGTTTGAATATCTAGATTTTGACTATATGGATTTTTTAAATAATAAAGATACAGAATTAAAAGTTAAAAATTTTTGCAATTCTATTGGTGTTAAAAATACTACATTTTTTTTATCTATTTGTGATGATTGTTTTCAAAATCATAGTTTAATTACTCCAGCTGTTGAAAGTGTGACTTTGCTGCATAAAGAATCTGTGACACAACAGGATAAAAAAAGGTGTGCGTGTGGTTGTGGTCGTGAGTTAATTGGAAAAAAGAAATGTTATGACTCTACATGTCGCAAAAGATTATCACGAAAAAGTATTAAATGTGATTTAGCAGCGGAACAAAAAAAATGATTAAATTTAGCCACTATTCAAAACTATATTTAGAGTTTAAAAAGCATGAACTAAAATTTTCTACTTTAGACAAATATACAAATATAATTAAGGATAGATTAAATCCTACTTTTGGAGATTCAGACATAGCAAATATAAAACCTAGTAACATAAAAAAATGGTTATATGACATAGATGATGTAGGCGGTAAATCTAAAAGAACATATCTGAGTATCTTAAGCGGTATCATGCAAGAAGCTCTTTATGATGAAGTTATAAATCGTAATCCCGTAAGACTTGTTAGACTTCCAAAATTTGACACTCCAAAAATAAAACCTTTTACAGCTGATGAAGTAAATAAAATTATGTCTTTAGCAAAAAATGATAACTATCGTCATTATCTTGCAATAGCATTTTATACGGGTATGCGTTCGGGCGAAATAATGGCACTTAAGAAAAGTGATATAAATTTCAAAAAGCAAATTATTACAGTTCAACGAACACGCTCACGCTATGGAGAATCTACTCCTAAAACAAAATACAGCATTAGAGATGTTCCTATTATAAAATTATTAGAACCATATATTACAGAACTATACAAAAAACATGATGAAGAATATTTATTTATCACTCAGTACAAAAAACCTTATAAAGATAATCATGTCTTTGCTGAAAACTTTTGGAAGAAGGCATTAAAAGAGTTAGACTTAGAATATAGAAGACCATATAACGCTAGGCATACTTACGCTACAAATATGCTTTATAATAATTTAGTAACTCCAGTTCAATTAGCTCAATTGCTAGGTCATGCAAATTCTCAAATGGTTTTTGATGTATATGTTAATTATATAGATTCGTTTAATGAAAACTTTGATAGGTCAATAAATATTTATATTTGAGGGGTACGACAAGAAAAAAAGTGATTTTCAAAAAGGTGCTTCAAACCCCTACATTTAGGGCTTTATGGTGGACAAGGAGAGATTCGAACTCTCGGTAGGATTACTCCTACGCATCCTTAGCAGGGATGTGGTTTCAGCCAGCTCACCCACTTGTCCATTGTTTGAAGGCAGGAATTATATTCATATATTCATAATAATTAGCTTAAATAAAAGAAGTTTGTATTATAATATTTTACACTTACCAAGGAATACACTATTAAACTTTTTATATACTTATTTTTTACTACCATTCTACTTGCAAATACTTACCCTAATTTTAATGAAAAGGAGTTGTCCTATATAAAAAAAATATCTGGAAACATCGCTGTTAACAGAGTAAATGACTATACCAAAAATATAAAATCTTATCAAAACCTTACAAAAGACAAGCAACTATTAAAAGTTAACTTTTATCTAAATCAACTCTTGCCTCAGTATGATGATGTAATACAAAAACAAGAAGATTACTGGGCAAGTCCAAAAGAGTTTCTTATCACTGGTTTTGGTGACTGTGAAGATTATGTAATTATAAAGTATTTCACCCTTTTAAAACTTGGATTTGACAAAGATAAATTATTTTTCACAACAGTTTATGAAAAATATATTGGAGGTTATCACATGGTATTGAGTTATTTTAAAGTACCAGGGAAGTCACCTATTATATTAGACAACCTTAGTTTTAGAATTTTACCCTTGAATGTTAGAAAAGATTTAAAGGCAGATACATTTATAAACTCAATAGGCATCTATAAAATAGACAAAAACAACAAACTTTTTAAAGTACAAGACAACTCTCTTAAATTTCAAAAGTTACTTAAGAAAGTAAAAAAAGAAATCTAAAGCTTTTTTAAAATATTTTCTATAACTTCTACAGGATTTTTTGCTTGGTAAATTGGACGACCAACTACTATGAAATCTACTTGAGCTTTTTTAGCAAACTCAACATTAGCAACTCTTTTTTGATCACCAGCATCTTCTCCAAAAGGGCGAATACCAGGAGTTAAAGTCATAAACTCATTTGATGTTACACCTTTAATAGAATCGCTCTCAAATGCACTACAAACAACGCCATCCAAACCACTTTCATGTGCATCTATTGCAAACTGGTCAGCTTTATCATTTATACCTTTTTCATACACCGCAACAAACTCATCTTCGCTAAAAGATGTCAGAGCTGTTACAGCCAATACTATTGGTCTAGAAGAGTATAATTCCAATCTCTTCATAACTTCACTCATTGCTCGTTTTCCTGCACTTGCATGTACATTAAACATATCAACACCAAGTCCCATTATTGACTCAGCAGCATCTGCCATAGTATTTGGAATATCATATAGTTTTAAATCTAAAAATATTTTAAAATCAGGATTTATTTGTTTTATTTCAAGCAGGAAATCTTCTCCATCTCTTATGAAAGTTCTTAGTCCGACTTTTAGCCAAACATCATAATCTTTTATTTTGTGGATTAAATCTAGGTTTTCTTGTTTTGTGGGTAAATCGAGAGCAACGCATAATTCCATCATATCTCTTTATATTAAAGTGATGGAATTATAACATTTTTGTACTATGAATTAACCATTTTATTTATTGTATCAACTACACCTGGATCTTCAAGTGTTGAGATATCTTGAGTAATTTTTTCACCTTTTGCGATTGAACGAAGGATTCTTCTCATGATTTTACCTGAGCGAGTTTTAGGAAGTCCTGGAACAAAAACCATATCATCACAAAGGGCAATATTACCTATCTCTATTTTAATGATTGCATTGATAGCTTTCATTTCTTCAAGCTCATCAGCTACACCATCATCTTCTTTTAAGAGAATATAAGCGAAGATACCTTCACCTTTAAGTGGATGTGGTTTACCAACTACTGCAACTTCTGCTACATTATCATGTTTTTTGATAGCCGCTTCAACTTCAGCAGTTCCCATTCTGTGTCCAGAAACATTGATAACATCATCCGTACGACCTGTTATAGTGATATATCCATCATCATCATAAACAGCACCATCACCTGTAAAGTAAACTGGTTTACCATCTTTTTTAACATCTCCAAAGTATGCTTTTATAAATCTTTCTTTATCTCCCCAAACACCACGAATCATCGCTGGCCATGGACGAGTTATACACATAAGACCTTTTTCTCCAACTGGAGCTTTATTGCCTTCATCATCTAAGATTTCTGCCATGATTCCTGGAA containing:
- a CDS encoding secretin N-terminal domain-containing protein, giving the protein MFRYLFIILFLVFNLNARSLVNVNFSNLKINEFIKIVSKLVNKNILVTDIIEGQVNLVSNVSIYDDELISILSSVLKSKDYTLIKNGSIYEVIKISKAVKSEANYKGSLKNNSFIVSHLIQIKNNDVDIIASKLKSLTSIHSNLITIKSSNMILISDYPKNINVIKKIIKKIDIKLNNDVFMYEIKNVQAKALLTYLNESSKLLFNDSLKSDKVKILLHEDLNSIIVIGKKSNVLVIEKLIKKFDIESSNNQTLKIFNLKNAKADEVFKALNDIIKNQKFSDESLKPNVSKSDDINSIIVVGVPHIIKALEPLIKELDKEKYQVYVEARIIDINKKNSEDLGIKYNFDGARLLSSGGLLSFSSNFSGIAPIQGLIGKNLSSSLVGDGLALGASIDFLQTNGASKSISNPSILCVNNKESSIYVGKAISLQSGSVSASDSGVTNSYVRTDIGLTLKIIPRVSSSDKVTLEVSIILENIIDDGSNNETGQPVTSKQEINTQTILRHGENIIIGGLVKSYTLDSKSQIPLLGDIPFLGALFRSTSTTKEQDNLVVILTPYIIDNSEKLSQLQKDLGTLSKLQEKYNQEAFNNFEEEGLKDD
- a CDS encoding site-specific integrase — its product is MIKFSHYSKLYLEFKKHELKFSTLDKYTNIIKDRLNPTFGDSDIANIKPSNIKKWLYDIDDVGGKSKRTYLSILSGIMQEALYDEVINRNPVRLVRLPKFDTPKIKPFTADEVNKIMSLAKNDNYRHYLAIAFYTGMRSGEIMALKKSDINFKKQIITVQRTRSRYGESTPKTKYSIRDVPIIKLLEPYITELYKKHDEEYLFITQYKKPYKDNHVFAENFWKKALKELDLEYRRPYNARHTYATNMLYNNLVTPVQLAQLLGHANSQMVFDVYVNYIDSFNENFDRSINIYI
- a CDS encoding zonular occludens toxin domain-containing protein, whose translation is MIDYFFGKPRTGKTYRAVDILYNDYVKDENASPKFTNIITNIGGFKFKEINQLFRDRGSKSVAYKLVWRDLYTHLSKLYEMALDDKSDEELNRYAYSHKINDALIILDEASLFMKRYDDVVSWWLAYHGHFKMRIIIIAQSPKQINAEYLVHAEIYYEAQPQSKQLASNKLRYIHYSEPYFVKDNKFSSNTITSNQKIFDLYKSGEVDKPKKMLIRFIIYILIALFISAAFFKFLLYRLSPDTPDTEENQSNSVTSTYEDVDYPPPKSDDYLLSVRCNKRYCWNTDPKYDSKEISLSYFKFIVIKHSLELEYSEIINEVYILTPIEKTLSKSTLSKLTDYYYFIPKELKTKELKQFFISKEVMTNKRKDFSINPFNINTNEENARTSALARTTKSE
- a CDS encoding DNA cytosine methyltransferase, which produces MQLVLSLFSGVGLLDQAFRENGFCVVSAGDLITGQDVRDFTGMKNKFSGVIGGSPCQDFSGLKRVKTDYSNKMIIEFLRVVSECEPDWYLLENVKGVPNLTDLNKNSVTPLREYSHQRIDINQGWYDDYSRLRHIQFGSKQNFYLDIPRGTMKNIISGCALASDDRSFKELCHIQGLPSDYDLKDFNVKGKKKAVGNGVPLSVGRVLAKAVLDVTDPGNKGVNYREEKSVTLKSSQGKISFTTFLNDRNISFDSRMSSGFICSVCNTQFNHTAHNRFDSKVHIFSLFEYLDFDYMDFLNNKDTELKVKNFCNSIGVKNTTFFLSICDDCFQNHSLITPAVESVTLLHKESVTQQDKKRCACGCGRELIGKKKCYDSTCRKRLSRKSIKCDLAAEQKK
- the pyrF gene encoding orotidine-5'-phosphate decarboxylase yields the protein MELCVALDLPTKQENLDLIHKIKDYDVWLKVGLRTFIRDGEDFLLEIKQINPDFKIFLDLKLYDIPNTMADAAESIMGLGVDMFNVHASAGKRAMSEVMKRLELYSSRPIVLAVTALTSFSEDEFVAVYEKGINDKADQFAIDAHESGLDGVVCSAFESDSIKGVTSNEFMTLTPGIRPFGEDAGDQKRVANVEFAKKAQVDFIVVGRPIYQAKNPVEVIENILKKL
- a CDS encoding transglutaminase-like cysteine peptidase, translating into MSYIKKISGNIAVNRVNDYTKNIKSYQNLTKDKQLLKVNFYLNQLLPQYDDVIQKQEDYWASPKEFLITGFGDCEDYVIIKYFTLLKLGFDKDKLFFTTVYEKYIGGYHMVLSYFKVPGKSPIILDNLSFRILPLNVRKDLKADTFINSIGIYKIDKNNKLFKVQDNSLKFQKLLKKVKKEI